TGAGCGTCTCCAGGCGGGGATCCTGTTTGTGTGTTCCCAGTCAACTGTGTGCGAGAAGATCATGGAGCTGCTGGGACAGAATGAAGTAGACCACCGGCAGCGGAAGTTGGTCATCCTGAGTCAAGACAGGTTCTATAAGGTCCTGACCACGGAACAGAAGGCCAAGGCCTTGAAGGGACAGTACAATTTCGACCATCCAGGTAGAGAccctgagggtggggagggagtggggaaggagggcagaCCACGGAGACTGGGTCCAGGGTTGGACCTGGACAGCAGGAGACCTAAGCGGTTCCATGAAATCACGCAGATAACCCGCGGTGGAGCGTCTTTCCCGCGCTCTCTGGGCCCTGGGTGGCCCTGCCGGAGCTCCAGGCTCCCCTGGAGCCAGTCAGGGAGTCTGCGCCTCAGAAGGGCCTTCAGAACCACTTCTCTGCCACGACTATGGTCACGGAGAACGCCATGCGTCTTCCCATGTTAAGGGTCCTCTGCACAGACCGCATCCACTGTGGCCTTTCATTCCGCCACCTGCCCTGGGGCAGAGTCCTCGAGAGGCCAGCAGTGGAAGCAGTGGGTAAACAAGAACCAGAGGCCTTGAAGCTCTGTTTCCTGGTCTGGTCGGGGGCCGGGGGAACAGGTGGAGATGGGGTGGATGAGGAGGAACAGCCAGGCTGCCCCTCCCTGCTGCTACTAGAAGATTCCACCCAGTGGCTGGCTCCCATGTTCATTCCTTTCCAGGGGACACATGGGAAGAAGGTCTGAGAAGCGTCAGTCTGTGTTATTTCCCAGAAATAGAGAGAAGCAGACGCCTAGCCCACCTACCTCCCAGGGCTGGCCGATCCCTGGGTGGTGGCACTGCCCAAGGGCAGCGAGGACAGGTCCACCCTGTGGTTTGCAGAGGGCCCTGCAAATGTAAACTGTAGGGGGCAGCTCCCAGTCCAGCTGTTCCTTAGGGTCACTGGTAGCAGCAGCACCCAGCTGTGCTGACCCCAAGGCAGAGCGAGTCCCCTGCGGTCCCCAGCACCAGGACACAGGCTTGTCTTGCCTTTTGTTCCATCCCTGCAGATGCTTTTGATAACGATTTGATGCACAGAACTCTGAAAAACATTGTGGAGGGCAAAACAGTCGAGGTCCCAATCTATGATTTTGTGACCCACTCAAGGTGAGCAGGTGGTTCCTGGGAGGAGAGGGCTGTGCGCTGGGGGCTGGTGAGGACACCCCCCCGCCACCACGATCTGTCCCCAGCACGGAGTCCACACCCGCGGACTGAAGCTGACGGCGGGCCCCTTCCTGGTCTCACCCTGCAGGTTAGCGGAGACCACGGTGGTCTACCCCGCAGACGTGGTCCTGTTCGAGGGCATCCTGGTCTTCTACAGCCAGGAGATCCGGGACATGTTCCACCTGCGACTCTTTGTGGACACTGACCCTGATGTCAGGCTGTCGCGAAGAGGTAAGGCGGACACGGGCCTCTCTGCCCCTGGCCGGCCCGGCCACGGGTCCCGGGGGTCTGAAGGTCCCCACCCTGCTCCTGTCGCCACAGTTCTCCGGGACGTGCACCGTGGCCGGGAGCTGGAGCAGATCCTGACACAGTACACCACCTTCGTCAAGCCGGCCTTCGAGGAGTTCTGCCTGCCGGTACCGCCTTCCGCTTGCTTGGGgacctccttttctcccttttcagaaGGACCCCCGGTGCCCCGTTCTGTGAGAGCCAAGCCATGGATGGACGTGGTCTGCTGTATAAATGGAGAAGTTAGCTTCTTGTACCCACGTTCCCGAGGAGCCGTTCTCAGCTGTGAATGTGTCCTCTGTTCTCCCCATCACCCCTTCCCCACTGCCTCCTCCTCGCCGGCCGGCCCCTCCCCGCAGGCTTCACCCCTGGCACCGGCACCgcctccctcctggcctgtcTGCATTTCTCCAGGGCGCTGCTTCTCCCCTGACCCACACTGTGCATTTCCTCCCCGCCTTAGAACGGTGGCCTCCACaggggcagggatttttgtctgttggcTGCCAAAgtggtgtctggcacacagtaggtgctcagaaacTTCATCCCTGCCGTGTGTTTCTCTGGGCTGCCTTTGGCTGGCACTGGAAGGCTGGCCGGCCTATAGAGGAGGAATTCACTGCTTGTGGCCATCTGTCTTCCTCCATCTCACAGTCTTCACTGTCACTAGATAGGACTTGCGTAAGGATTTAAAGGGGAATTGAACAATATTTTGCTtcttaaagggaaaaatgagGCACAAAGGAATTAGAACCAGGATTCCTGCTTTAGATAAACAGGACGAAGGAGTTCTGTTTCTGCTATTTCAAgaaaaccttttttattttacattcatgTTCTCTGAAGTTTCTGGAAAGTGATCAGAAAAGTAAATTGACTGTTTTGCAGTCTCTCTTATTTACAGAAAGACATTTGGCAAAGTAGGTCGTTTACGGAAAAACTCCAGACTCCAGATGTGACCGGGTGCCCCTGGGTGGAAGCAGGCCCACTCTGGGCCGGACCCTCCGTCGCTCCCTCCCCTTTACCTGTAGCCACACAGCGAGCTGACGAGCTGGCCGTGTGCCCCGCGTCCCCGAAGGGAAGACCTTCCTCAGCTCTGCTGGgctccacccccctgccccccgcagcCCACTGTCCACAGCCCCACGGGAGGCAGCCCTGGCCCTCTCGTGCTCACGTCTCCCGTGGGTCTCCACTGCCTGCAGACACAGCTGCCCCAGGACTTGGCTAATCTGTGTGACAGGCCTCCTTGGCCCACATCCACACGCTGGCGACACTCAGCGGTCTGCAGGGCTGTCTCTGGGCCCAGACCGTTTCCTCCCTTGCCTCCCTCCGCTGCTTCAGATTCGGCGCCCTCAGCAGCATCTGGTTGGGGTCCCTCCTCGGTGGTGCCACAGGGTGCCCAACAGGGAGTGAGTTCCTCGGCGTGGGAGCAGATGAGGggcggggaaggaaggggagcagGTCCTCGCGTGCAGCGCAGCCCTGCTGTCACAGGGTCAAGAACCCTGTGTGTAGTGGGAGGGTGCCCCACTTCACTCGGCCCAGAGAACCAGGTGGTCAGCACAGAGAACTGGCCCCTATAGCAGTGCTCATGAGAGACAAGCATCTCAGAGACGCTGGGAGACAAGTGCTGTTAGAGCTTGTCTCAGCTCAGCTTCCCTCACTTCTGGGGTCACCGTCTCTCACCTGGTTGACAGATACCCTGAATCCCTGCCCCCCCATCTGCCATGACGGGCCCGGGCTTGCTTCCCTGCATCTAGCCCCAAGCAAGCTGAAACCATCTGGGGGACAGATCCTTACGAgactttccttttcttgccttgcaGACCAAGAAGTACGCTGATGTGATAATCCCTCGAGGGGTTGACAATATGGGTAAGGACCAGGCCTG
This region of Delphinus delphis chromosome 6, mDelDel1.2, whole genome shotgun sequence genomic DNA includes:
- the UCK1 gene encoding uridine-cytidine kinase 1, with translation MASAGGGDCEGAAHEADRPHQRPFLIGVSGGTASGKSTVCEKIMELLGQNEVDHRQRKLVILSQDRFYKVLTTEQKAKALKGQYNFDHPDAFDNDLMHRTLKNIVEGKTVEVPIYDFVTHSRLAETTVVYPADVVLFEGILVFYSQEIRDMFHLRLFVDTDPDVRLSRRVLRDVHRGRELEQILTQYTTFVKPAFEEFCLPTKKYADVIIPRGVDNMVAINLIVQHIQDILNGDICKWHRGGSNGRSYKRTFPEPGDHPAVLTSGKRSHLESSSRPH